Within the Staphylococcus argenteus genome, the region TGCAAATGGCGCAATTTCCGCTGGCAAATTTAGCCAGGATACAAAAACATATAATAAAACTGTTTGTAAGCTTACGTTGACAAGCTGTGTAATTGGAAAACTAATGAACTTTCTCCAAGTAGGTTTTACTCTATAAACAAAATAACAATTCAAATAATAAGAAATCACAAAAGCAATGATAAACCCAGTAATATGACTAATCATATATTCAATGTGCAATAACTTTAACAGCAATAAATAGACAATATAATAATTCAACGTATTAATACCGCCGACAATGATAAATTTTAAAATTTCAGCATGCGTTTGTGTTAGTTTCATATGTGTAACTCCTCAACATCAAAATATATGTATAACTACGTTCTCCAACATACTCGAAAATGCGTGCCAATCCGCTTCTCTTCAAAAATGCTTACTTCAATTTTTATACCCTTTCACAGCAAATTTAGTCTCTTTCCTCTCATCCTTATACGCCATTATAATATAACTGACTTACCACGCGACTTATTAACGCTATAGAGATTGCTTTAGTTCAGGAGTAATTTTATATACAATAAGAGCGACAACAGTAATGAGAGGATGTCTACTATGCAATTACGAAAAATTGTCATCGCTCCTGACTCATTTAAGGAAAGTATGACCGCACAGCAAATTGGCAATATTATAAAACAGGCATTTACTAACATTTATGGAAACACCATTCACTATGATATCATTCCGATGGCAGATGGAGGTGAAGGTACTACAGATGCTTTAATGCATGCAACTGGCGCCACTAAACATACTGTGATCGTTAATGATCCATTAATGCGACCTATTGAAGCATGTTATGCACGTGCTGATGAACAACAAATTGCAATTATTGAAATGGCGGCAGCATCAGGTTTGAATTTATTAGAAAAAGAGGAACGTAATCCTTTATATACATCATCATATGGTACTGGCGAATTAATTAAAGATGCATTAAATCATGGTGCTAAGACGATTATTTTAGGAATTGGTGGCAGTGCGATAAATGACGGTGGCACAGGCATGCTAAGTGCATTGGGCGTGCAGTTTACTGATGTAAACGGGGAATTATTACGGATGAATGGTAAAAACCTTGCTCATATTGCACAAATTGATACAACCAATTTGGACTCAAGACTAAAAGAAGTAACATTTAAAGTAGCATGTGATGTTACTAACCCATTACTAGGTGAACACGGCGCTACCTATATTTATGGCCCTCAAAAAGGCGCGGATACGAAGATGATACCAAAGTTGGATTTCGCAATGTCGCATTATCATGATAAGATAAAATTATGTACAGGAAAATCTGTTAATCAAGTACCAGGTTCTGGTGCAGCTGGAGGTATGGGTGCTGCATTATTAGCTTTCTTCGACACAACATTAACAAAAGGAATTGATATCGTCTTTGACATTACAAATTTTCATCAAAGAATTAAAGATGCAGATCTCATTATTACCGGAGAAGGTCGAATGGATTATCAAACTATTTTTGGTAAGACACCCGTAGGCGTTGCATTAGCTGCTAAACAACATCATATTCCTGTCATCGCAATTTGTGGCAGTCTAGGTGAAAATTATCAAAGTGTTTATGATTACGGTATTGATAGTGTTTTTTCTATTATTTCTTCCCCTAGCTCATTAGGAAACATCTTGCAAAATAGTGAACAAAATTTGTTAAATACTGCAACTGACATTGCCCGTATTTTAAAATTGCGATAATGTCAAAGTATCATACTAAACATACTTAAGCAGTTAAAATCTGGATGAGGTGAAACCCATGAAAAGAACTGATAAATATCGTGATTCTTATCAATATGACAACCAAAATCAACAACATCGCCGTCAATCTGAAGACGCATCGTATAGACAACAAAATGCTAAAAACAATCCCGAGGAACATCCTGAGCGTTATTATAACGGTAGAGATTATCGTAGAGAACAAATGCTCGAAGAAGAAAATGAAAAATCTCGTCGCTCAAAAAAATGGTTATACGTTATTATTGCCATTCTATTAATTGTAGTCGCTATTTTTGTTACACGCGCTTTATTTAACAATGATAGCGATAAAGTTAGCAATGATCCTAAAGTTTCTCAAAATTATAAAAAGCAAGTTGAAAATCAAGATGGTCAGATCAACAAAGATGTAGATAATGCTAAAGACAACATTAAAAACAACCAAAATACTGACGGTCTTATCAAAAGTTTACAAAACCAAATCGACAGTTTAAAGCAACAAGAGCAAAACAAAGCAGACTCTAAACTGACACAATATTATCAAGAGCAAATCAACAAATTAAAAGAAGCAAACAATGCCCTCAAAAACAATGAAAATCAAGGCAAAATCGAAAGCATGTTAAATGACATTAATACAAAATTCGATAGTATTAAATCAAAATTAGACAGCTTATTTAAAGACGACAATAGTGGCGGTAATTAATTATTACGATTTCCACTAAGAATATTAAGCAATTAAGTCCTATACTTTAGCCGTATCATAACTAGATTAGTGATGATACATTGCGAGTATAGGGCTTTTTATATAAACTTGTATTCTAACTACATACAAATCTACACAAAACGTTTATACTTTAACGTAATTATAAAAAATAAGGAGACGGATTATGCAATCTTCGAATTCCAAAACGAAACAGTTTTCATTTTTATTGTTAATCACGTTAGGTGTCATGACAGCATTTGGCCCTCTAACTATAGATATGTTTGTACCATCATTACCTAAAGTGCAAAGTGATTTTGGTTCTACTACATCAGAAATTCAATTAACTCTATCATTCACAATGATTGGTCTAGCACTTGGACAATTTATTTTTGGTCCGTTATCTGATGCCTTTGGCCGCAAACGTATTGCTGTGTCTATTTTAATTATTTTCATCTTGGCATCTGGTTTATCTATGTTCGTTACACAATTACCTCTATTTTTAACTTTGCGCTTAATACAAGGTTTAACTGGCGGAGGTGTTATCGTTATTGCCAAAGCATCTGCCGGAGATAAATTTAATGGTAATGCTCTTGCAAAATTTTTAGCATCATTAATGGTAGTCAATGGCATTATCACTATACTTGCACCTTTAGCAGGTGGATTGGCTTTATCTGTAGCAACATGGCGCTCAATTTTTACAATTTTAACGATTGTTTCATTAATTATCTTAATTGGTGTTGCATCTCAGTTACCAAAGACACCTAAAGAAGAATTAAAGCAAGTTAACTTTAGTAGTGTAATTAAAGATTTCGGTAGCCTTTTGAAAAAGCCAGCATTTATAATTCCAATGCTTTTACAAGGCTTAACATATGTGATGCTTTTCAGTTATTCATCAGCATCTCCATTTATTACCCAGAAAATGTATCATATGACACCACAACAATTTAGTATTATGTTTGCTGTTAA harbors:
- a CDS encoding membrane protein, producing MKRTDKYRDSYQYDNQNQQHRRQSEDASYRQQNAKNNPEEHPERYYNGRDYRREQMLEEENEKSRRSKKWLYVIIAILLIVVAIFVTRALFNNDSDKVSNDPKVSQNYKKQVENQDGQINKDVDNAKDNIKNNQNTDGLIKSLQNQIDSLKQQEQNKADSKLTQYYQEQINKLKEANNALKNNENQGKIESMLNDINTKFDSIKSKLDSLFKDDNSGGN
- a CDS encoding glycerate kinase, whose protein sequence is MQLRKIVIAPDSFKESMTAQQIGNIIKQAFTNIYGNTIHYDIIPMADGGEGTTDALMHATGATKHTVIVNDPLMRPIEACYARADEQQIAIIEMAAASGLNLLEKEERNPLYTSSYGTGELIKDALNHGAKTIILGIGGSAINDGGTGMLSALGVQFTDVNGELLRMNGKNLAHIAQIDTTNLDSRLKEVTFKVACDVTNPLLGEHGATYIYGPQKGADTKMIPKLDFAMSHYHDKIKLCTGKSVNQVPGSGAAGGMGAALLAFFDTTLTKGIDIVFDITNFHQRIKDADLIITGEGRMDYQTIFGKTPVGVALAAKQHHIPVIAICGSLGENYQSVYDYGIDSVFSIISSPSSLGNILQNSEQNLLNTATDIARILKLR
- the gtxA gene encoding flippase GtxA, which codes for MKLTQTHAEILKFIIVGGINTLNYYIVYLLLLKLLHIEYMISHITGFIIAFVISYYLNCYFVYRVKPTWRKFISFPITQLVNVSLQTVLLYVFVSWLNLPAEIAPFAGLIITIPITFVLSKWILKDSN
- a CDS encoding multidrug effflux MFS transporter; translation: MQSSNSKTKQFSFLLLITLGVMTAFGPLTIDMFVPSLPKVQSDFGSTTSEIQLTLSFTMIGLALGQFIFGPLSDAFGRKRIAVSILIIFILASGLSMFVTQLPLFLTLRLIQGLTGGGVIVIAKASAGDKFNGNALAKFLASLMVVNGIITILAPLAGGLALSVATWRSIFTILTIVSLIILIGVASQLPKTPKEELKQVNFSSVIKDFGSLLKKPAFIIPMLLQGLTYVMLFSYSSASPFITQKMYHMTPQQFSIMFAVNGVGLIVVSQIVALLVEKLHRHILLIILTVIQVAGVALIILTLVFHLPLWVLLVAFFLNVCPVTSIGPLGFTMAMEERTGGSGNASSLLGLFQFILGGIIAPLVGLKGEFNTSPYMIIIFITAVLLVSLQVIYFKMIKKQHSA